DNA sequence from the Deltaproteobacteria bacterium HGW-Deltaproteobacteria-2 genome:
CTTCAAAATGAACGTCTTTATTATTCAACTTGAGTCAACCTTTCTAATATTGTTTTTTTCATCAAAGCTCGTGGCGGTTCTTTGCCCGTCCATAGTCGTAATTGCTCTGCTCCCTGGTTTACAAACATGTCCAAACCGGAAATAATACCGCATCCTTGCTTTTGCGCATCCTTAAGTAATTTTGTCTTTATCGGATTGTATATAACATCCACCACATATTTATAATTACTCAGAATAGCAGCTTTCACCGGCGATTTATCCTTAGGATACATGCCTACAGGAGTTGTATTGATCAGGCAGTCAGCTTTGATTTTGCCGATTTCGGCAAGGGAATAAAACGGACAGTTCAATTTGCGGGAAAGAATTTCTCCCTTTTTCAACGTGCGATTAACAATCATCGGGAATCCGCCTTCTTTTATTATTCCATAAGCTGCCGCCCGCGCTGTTCCGCCCGCACCAATAATTACAAAAGTTTTATTTTTAATCGGCATTGCTTCCCGGATTGTAACAATAAGTCCCAACCAGTCGGTATTGTAACCGATCAGGCAACCATGATGATTGATAATTGTGTTCACAGCTCCGATTTTCAGCGCGTCATCGTCAACATCATCCAGGTATTCCATAACAGCAACCTTAAAAGGAATGGTGATGCTGGCGCCACAAATATTCATTGCCCTCATACCCTGTATCGCGCCCCTTAAATCGTGAACACAAAAAGCGCTGTAGTTTCCTTCAACACTCATTTTTTTTAACGCAGCATTATGCATGATCGGCGAGAGACTTTGCCCCACCGGATTGCCCAGCAGAATATAATGCTGAGGTTGAAATGTTTGTTTAGGTAAAGCCATCTCTGAAGATAAAGCTTCTTTGTCTTTAAATAGTTCATTAATTTGTTTCATCCCGCCAACAGTAAACTGTCCCGGCGCAGACTGCCCTTCTTGTTTTAATGCGGCAAAACTCAAATAATTCCCCAAAAAAGGAGCTATGGCACGACTGATGCCGCCTTTGTCTCCCATGCACAAAGAAATTATTTTTTGAGAACGCTCTTTAGCGTAAGAAATTAAACTCAGCGTTATCAGATTATCTTCAGCAGTCTTCGCTGTAGTAACTATTTTTACAATAGCCGGTTTAAACTGCACGCTTTGATAAAATATCTTTTTTAATTTTGTCAGCGAGGGAGTCTCTTTAAGATTATGGTAGGAAATAATGATTTTTGTTTTTCCCCCGTGTTTTGAACAAAAAGACTGCAGATCTTTAATTACCGCAAGTCCTTTCGCGAGCTCGATATCCACGAAATCAGCACCCAACTCGATTGCTTCTTTGAGCAGTGCTATTTTTTCTTCTGTACATCTTACATAACTTTTTGAGAGCATCGCTCTTCCGGCAGAAGCTGCTTCTTCTTTTTCCCTGCAAGTAACAATTATTTTAACCGAATCGGAATTGTTGCGGGCAATTGAAATAAATTCCTCAAGCCTTCCGCCATTGATCAAATCCATTCTCAGTTCGATAAAATCGGCAAACTGACAACTTCTTTCAATACTATGCAAAGCTTCTTTTTTTGTTCTGGCTGTAATGGGAACACAAATCATAATATGCCTTCCATTTTCGGATAGGATCCCAATATCTTGAGAAAAGTTGTTTTCCCCTCCAATTCTTCCAGGCAGCTGTTCACCTGCCTATCTGTTATGTGACCGATAATGTCCACGAAAAAGCTGTATTCCCACAATTTCTCCTTTACAGGGTGCGATTCTATTTTTGCCAAATTAATTTTTCGCCGGGCAAAGGACGACAGTGCCCGATGAAGAGAACCCGGTGAATGCGGTGTGGCAAAAATCAAAGAGGTCTTATCATTGCCTGTCGCGGCATTTTCTCCTCTACCTATAACCAAAAATCGTGTCGTGTTGGAAGAATTATCTTCAATGCCTTCAGCAAGTATATTCAATCCGTAAATATGGGCGGCAAGCAAACTGCCTATAGCCGCTTCATTCTTTTTACCCCGCACCATCTGAACAGCGGCGGTTGTGCTTTCTGTTTCACCCAGTATACAATTGGGCAAATTGGTTTTTAGCCATATCTGACATTGCGCTAATGGCTGAGGATGAGAATAAATTTTTTTGATGTCTTTCATACTTTCGGCCGAAGAAATAAGACACTGGCTGATCCGTAAAAAAATCTCCGCTCTGATTTTCAGTGATGTTGTAATCAGATGGTCAAGCGTAATATTCACCGATCCTTCCAGCGAATTTTCCACTGGAACAACACCCCAATCTACAGAACCTTTTTCGACTTCATCGAACACACGATCAATTCTAGGCTGAGGGAAATAATGGCTGGACTCACCAAAATTTAAACGTGCCGCTTGATGTGTAAAAGAAGCTTCGGCTCCGAAAAAAGCGACCGTCGTCGGTTTTTGCAGACTGCGCGATGCGGAAATAATTTCCCGAAAAATCGATGTTACCGCCTCACTCGGCAGAGGACCTGAATTTAATTCCTGCAAATATCTGTGAACCTTTGCTTCCTGCGCAGGGTCATATACGTCAATACCGCCTTCACCTTTAACCTTACCGATCTGGACGGATATTTGCGCCCGTTCATTCAACAAACGGATAATCTCCCGATCTTTTTCTTTCATGTTTTCCCTTAACGTTTCCAGCAGTCTCATTCTTTCATCTCCTCAATCACTGCGGTAATCATTTCTGGTTTAATACTTCCAATAATAAAAGGCATTCCTATTTTCTTTAACAAAACAAAACGGATAATGTCACCTTTTTTCTTTTTATCCATTTGCAAAGCAGCAATAATATTATCAGCAAAAAAAGTCTCCGGTATTTTCCAGGGCAAACCTGCTTCGCGGATAAGCGTTTCGATGCGTTTAGCTTCATTGCTTTCCAGGTAGCTCATTTTTTCGGAAAGACGCGCCGCCGCGATCATCCCTAAAGCAACACCTTCGCCATGCGTTATTGTATACTGGGACATTGTTTCCAGAGCGTGTCCCAATGTGTGGCCAAAATTAAGAATATGCCGTAGACCTTGATCTTTTTCATCAATTTCGACAATTGATTTTTTAATGCGGCAACATGCTTCCACTATATTCAGCACAAGTTTCGGATCTTTTAATTTTATCGCTTCCATGTTGTTTTCCATGGTATGAAACATTTTTTCATCATCAATGATGCCGTATTTGATAATTTCCGAGAGCCCGTTATTAAATTCTTTTTCCGGCAGCGTTTCTAAAAAGCTCAAATCCGTAAAAACAGCGCATGGTTGATAAAATGTCCCCAGCAGATTTTTCCCGTGGGTAAGATCAACGGCTGTTTTTCCACCTATACTGCTGTCCACTTGTGCAACCAGCGTTGTGGGAATCTGAATATAAGGCACAGAACGCATAAAAACAGAGGCGATAAAACCGGTAACGTCGCCTACAACTCCACCGCCTAAAGCAAGTAGAAGAGTCTCACGATCAGCTCCTAATTGCAGTAATTTCCCTGCAATATCCAGCACAGTACTGATATTCTTGGAAGCTTCGCCTGCGGGGAATTCTATTAAATTTACATTTAATCCGACATCTTCTAAACCGGCAAGGAACTTTTTACCGTAAAGACTGCCGACACAATCGTCAGTAATCACCACATAACGCTCCGCTTTATGGTTTTTGGCAATAATCAGCGCCATTCTGTCGATTATATCTTTACCGATACGAATTTCATAAGATGATCGAATTTTCTTATCGAGATTAACTTTTATTGTTCGCATATATTCATTCCTTTTTCTTCTTCAAAGCATCATTACATAAGACATAAAATCAAGACTAGTATTAGACTCAACTTTTGCAAAAGTCAATTGAACCGCCATTGGCGGAAATCGACATCTGCCAGGTCACGTGATTAATGTTTCATTACCGCGGCAATCGCTCTTAACTCATCCATTAGTTGATAAAACTTCTCCGGTTTCAGCGACTGCGCTCCATCGGAAACGGCTTTTTCCGGTTCCGGGTGAACTTCCACGATAAGACCATCGGCGCCAACAGCAACCGCCGCGCAGGACAACGGGATCACATATTTCCAATGACCGGCAGCATGACTTGGATCAACAATAACCGGCAGATGAGTCAAACTTTTTAATACCGGAACAGCGCTTAGATCCAAAGTGTTTCTTGTGGCCGTTTCAAAAGTTCGGATACCACGTTCGCAAAGAACCACATGGGGATTACCCGATGAAAGGATATATTCCGCCGACATCAGCAGCTCTTCGATGGTGGTCATCATGCCTCTTTTTAAAAGTACCGGCTTTTTCGAACGGCCGACTTCTTTGAGCAGGGCAAAATTCTGGACATTACGCGCACCGATTTGCAGCATGTCGGCATAAGATTCCACAAGATCAACATCAGCGGGATTGACCACTTCCGTAACCGTCGGTAGATTTGTTCGCGCGCTAACCTGATTTAATACCTTTAAGCCTTCTTTTTCCATACCCTGGAAGCTATATGGAGAAGTGCGCGGTTTGTAGGCGCCGCCTCTAAGAATCTGGGCGCCACCCTTTTTGGCGATATAGGCGCTTTCTAATAATTGTTCTTCGCTTTCAATCGCACATGGACCGGCAATTACAACGAAGTCCGGACCGCCGATTTTGATTGAACCTACCGAAACCACAGTATTACCTTCGTGCGATTCGCGACTGGCCAGCTTGTAGGGTTTTAAAATCGGCATGGTTTTTTCTACCCCCGGCAAAGACTCCGCGTACTTAAGGATTCCCTTGTCGCGATTGTCACCGACTGCCCCGATAATTGTCCGTTCAACACCGATTGAAGGATGCGCTTTATATCCGACAGATTCAATCCAGCGAATCACATCTTCAATTTGCTTTTCTGTAGCCTGATTTTTCATTACAATGATCATTCTTTCTCCCTCCTGAATTAAAAAAGGCCAGGGCTTTTGCTGCCATGGCCTAAAAAAAGAAAAGCCATGGGAGCTCTTTCGATCTGCCCATGGCTGTTTTGGTTTATTTTAACCTAACAAGTCATCCTTAGCGACGGACAGACCGATGCAAAATAGGTATAAAACCAATAATAATAAGCATTGTTGTTTGCAGTCAGTTTTCTGTCCATCATGAAAAACTTATCCTCTATTTGGAGGCCATATAATCAAACTGAAGATATTTGTCAAGAGAAAACTTAAGCAGTGTCAATTTATCACTTTGGCAAAGAAACAAAATGTTCTATTCCCTTCTGCATAGCCGAATCCGGCAACCGTTTGACATTTATTAAAAAATAAGAGAAGAATCCTTATGCACAAAAGTAAGACAAAGGCAACGACAACTACCCAATCAGTCAATGACGCGATTAATCCTCAGGACAATCGTTTCTCAATAATGTCTTCTTTCTTTGCCTTCTCGGGGAAATTGGCTTCTTCCAGTTATCTAAAGTGGACATTGATAATGCTTCTGCCAGTCCTGATTCTGCTGAGATATCCTGTCGACCGGATAGATTACGACTTGTGGTGGCAAATGACGCTCGGCAAATATTATCTGACTCACCACACTCTTATTATAGACCATTCTATTTTTTCCTGGACACCTGCCGATCCGACCTGGGTTTATAACACATGCCTGGGAAGTATTGTTATTTATCTGGCTTACAGTCTCATGGGAGGGTTTGGTTTGTGGATCTTCCAATGTCTGATATTCTTGGGAGTTTTTCTTTCATTTTATATTTTTCTACGCCTGATTCGCCGACGGCTTGATGTAACCAGCATCACCATCATTGCCGCCATTGGTATTGCCAGCTCCCTCTCCTGCAGTTACTACAAACCTGAATTGTTTTCCGTTCTCCTATTTTGCTGGATAATATTTATCTTTTTTTATGTCAAACTGACTCGTCAAACGTTTCTTTTTTATCTTTATCCATTGATTTTTGCCCTCTGGACTAATTTGCACGGCGCTTTCATCCTGGGATTCGGTGTGTTTGCCTGCTTTTTCATAGGTGAACTTTTAAACAGAATTTTTTTACCTGAAGAAGCATTTACTATTAAAGAACTGACCAATCTCGGCGCCGCAATTGCTCTGTCTTTGGCTGCAACTTTGCTGAATCCTTATGGCATCAATTACCTATTGAGCATTTATAATGCAATAACTTCCGAGGCCTATAACATAACCAGTACGCATATTCAGGCCTATGTAAGCCTCTGGCCATATTTAAAAGATATGGATATTTCATTCTTCAGATTGGGACAAACTGCCTGGATCATGACCCTAATGATGTTTTTGATGGGCTGCCTTTTTCTTTATGAACTTATCAAAAAGAGATCCTGTGATTTTACTTTGCTGATTTTAAATATCGTCTTATACTGGGCAAGCATGAGAGCCACCAGGGCGAGTTACCTTTTCCCCTTCGGCTTTTTTTTCTCATTCTTCTACCTGCTCAACCGTTTGAAATTAAAAAATGTTTCCGGCAGGGCAACCATTTTGTCTTTGCTCATTTTCTTTTTCTTTTTTATCAACATCACCTATTTCACTTTCAGATACAATACGGACAACAAATGGTTCGGTGCCGGTCTCGACAATTTCGTACCGGCCAAGGAAGTAGCTTTTTTGAAAAAATATCGGTTAGAAGGCCCTATCTTTAACGACTATGTTATCGGCGGCTATCTGATATGGGATCTCTATCCCGATTACAAAATTTTTATTGATCCTCGTTTTATGCCGTTCAGTAAACAAGTTGCTGCCGATTACTGGGCCTTTACCGGCAATCCCGTAACCAGTGAAACTCTACAACATTTTAATAAAAAGTATCCTTTCAAAATCGCAATAATCCATTACCGGGAACTTCCCTTAATTTTCGATTTTCTGAGAGCCGGAGGCGAATGGCGGCTTTTATACTTTGAACAAAATGCCGCTATATTGATTCACAAATCACTGCTTTCCACCATTCCGCCGGAAATCAGCTCAGTTGATCTTGGTCCATCGCGCTTCCAAGACGTCAGCAATCCGGAGGTTCTTCTTAATGTATTCACCTTGTACGTTAATCTGGATCCGAATGCCGGAAGGGTCATCTACGATATCTATGAAAAGAATATCAGTGATTGTTACAAGCTAAAAAAAGATCACCTGCAAACGATGAAAGACGATATTCGGCAGAAGGAACATGAGCTTCAATTCATGACCAACGGGCAGAGATGACCTGCTACACGCTAGAACACGGTATAGGTTATTTTATGCTGGAAACAAAAACAGGATTTGAAACAAGTTTTATATTGATACACAAGCGGATTTTCTACCAATATAAATGGGACGACATACCGGTTAAAACGCAAATTCCCCTCAATCACAAACATGGCTGAGGGGAATTATTAAAGCAATGTATAAATGGTTTTTATACTAATCACTGTTTTCTATATAATAGGATTGTCCTTCAACTCGTAAATTATCTATAGCCGTCGTCGATGGTGAATCTACTACAACATTTTCCGTGGTCTTCAAACCAGTTTTAGCTGAAGCCGACTTTTTACTAAAGGGATTCAACACATCAATCGTCTTAGAAAGGGCAGTGGTAACAATATCCAAAGGCATGGTGGCCTTGACAGAGCCTAAGTAGGCAGCTGTTTCCTGCTCGTAATTCAATCCGGCAAAGGGGTTCATAACTCCACTGCCGAGAACGGTGGAGTTCATATTGCTACTGGTGTTATTACTGACTTTGTACGATTTATTAACCAGGTAACCTACCGCGAGATCGATATCTATATCTCTCAACATTTTGATGCCCAGGCCCGATCCTTTGATCCCTAACCCAGCTCCATAGTAATCCAGTGTGGGAAGGGCATATATGGCATCGTAATATATAGCCTGAACAGAGGAAATCCGATTTTCATAGCCGGCACGAAGCATAAGCCAGTCCAGCGCCTGATATTCCGCACCGACTCCCCAGTTCCAGGTATCTTTCCAGTTACGTTCCAGAAGCAGAATACTGTCACCACCATTATAACCCATATACTTGGCTAATTGGAGGAGCTGGATTTTCTGATCAAAAACGAAATAGTCCTGTTTAACGGACGACCAGTTTGCCCAATGCACATCGGCAAGAAGAGATAACCTTTTGATCGGCTTGAGCTTGATTCCCAAATTGACAATTTGTGGTATTTCTCTATCTGCCGTAATTGTTCCAGCCTGTTCGCCAACACGTTGATAGGGCAGATCAAGCGCCATGGATATAATCTGCATCAAAGCAGATTTTCCGCACCATTCAACCATATTTTGCCATTGTTCACTGTATGTCAGCTGATATTTCCCACTTAAGTGCGTTTTGATGGCGCTTTGGTAAGATATTCCAAAGGAAATCCAGTCAAAGGGTCCCCAGAGAACACCTAAATTAAATGATGGAGAAAAATCATCATGAGCACTTAGAGATAAATGTCCTATTGAATCATATGGACCTATTCCGCCACCGAACAAAGGCATGGGAATTGTAAGGTCAAAAAGCGGATTCCCCATACCCTGGGTTGCATCTCCCAGGGTTTTTGTCAGATTCACTATGGCATTTGGCGCCCTTACCTCTGTGCCAACACCCAGCGCTGATTGCCCCACCCCTAAAGAAGCACCAACAGAAAGAGTCTTGTTTACCTGATAACTTACCCCAGGACCAATATAGATCAGGTGCTGCCAATACACAGCTTCTCCATCCCACCTTGACGGATCGGATTTATCTCCATTATTCATTCCGACGGCAAAGGGAACATAAGCGCTGTAAGCAAACGTCCATTTTGAACCGGGATTTCGATGCGAAAGACCGAGTATGGGTGCTACTAGAAAATCCAGGGTAGTGTCCAGAACCGGAATGTACATTTTACCGGAAGTATTGCTTCCCTCTGTGCCACTCCAGGAATTACCGCTAAAACGATCGGGACCATTCTGAGTGCCCCAAAGCGGGTCTTTTATTAAGTTACCATTTAGATCATGAAAGCCCTCAAAGTTAGGATCTTTGCTTACCCTTGAGGTTTTATTGATGATCGGCAGAATGGCTCCCAAACTAATATAATTGCCGTCACCTAAAAGTGAAAGGCCGGCAGGATTGTAGTGAATTGACAGGATGCCGGGAGGATCCGCAGTAACATTGTTGGCAAGTGCAATGGCCCGGGTATCAACGGCCAGTTGTTCATGGAACGCTCCTTCTACCTGCGGTGGATTGAGGAATTGGCTTGCAGCCATTACCATGCATATGACAAAGCAAAGTAATATCCGCAAATGGGATAACCCCGGCAAATTAAATCTTTTCACACGAAAACAGAGAAATCCCGATAACGGCAGATGGGCAATAAACATTGTTAATTCTAAAATCTTTTTCATATCATTGCTCCCGGATTGTTTGATTATAAGAAAATTAATCCTTCCTGTTTCCAGTAAACAACTTTCTTTTTCCCTTCGTGACATGGGAAAAGAAAGAAAACAAAATCAAACATATAATTGCCTATGGCTTGTTGCTTCCTGAATTTCAAACTATCCTTTTATTACTAAACGGTTTAAAAAACAGTTGTTGTATATCTGTAATTCTTTACCTGAGTTTCTCCTATTATATCTTTAACATTTTGGGGAAAATCCTTAAAAATCAAACGGCACCCTGACCGCTAAGGAAAAGTCAGGATCGTTAACAGTCAATCCTATACTTAACGTCAGATATATGGATCGTGCCGGAGTCACCCGCCACCCGGTTCCGACGTTGAAGGTAGAAGAGACGGAACTGCCACTTTCAATAACTCCAGCATTGCTAAAAACATATTTACTGCCGAAAGCGTAGCTGAACTGAGTGCTTAAGTTCAATGATGCCTGATAAGAAAGAGCGTAACCGAAACCCAGGGCAAAGCCGATAGAACTGCCTGGTTCGACTTTAGTCAGAGTAGCACCACTCTCGCCCGCAGATGTCCAGTACTGAGACAGACCGCTTACCGGAAGACCATAGCTGTAAATCAAATTGCCGAAGGCAACAAGTGGATCCAGCGTCTTACTGAGAGAAACTCCGCCGCTGAATGAATAATAACCATTGCCGGTCGGTAACGACTGATCCGGATCAATTTTGTAGGGACTGCTTCCGGTAGGTATAGTAACTCCGGCACTTAATATCGTTGTGGGGAGTTTCCCTCCAGCTTTAATTGGCTGCCACTGCAAACCGAAGGAGATATCACCAAAATCGGTTGCATCCTGACTGGAAGATGTTCCCACCTTATTGTATTTGTAAGCAAAAGGGACGTTCGCGCTGATGGTCAGGTTGTTAAGGATTGCATACTCAGTATCAATAATATTGGCGATATTATGGCTGCTTCTACGTTCGATGGCGAAAGGGACGGCCGATTCATTGATCACATCCCCTGAATAGTATGAGTAACCAAATGTGTATCCGAGTCCGACGGTCCCCTTTTTCAAGAGTGTATATTGACGACTAACGGCAGAAAGAATATCCTCTACCGATTTGCTTTTTTCTTCCTCCGGAACTTCCAGTCGCTTGCGCGCTTCACTTTCATCCCGCATTCTTTGTACTTCTCGCTTCAGCTCTTGTACTTCCTGCTGAAGACTTTGAGGGGAGTCATCTTGTTTCGATTTTTTTACTTCCGGCTGAAGGCTTTGAGGTAAAACTTCTTGTTTCGGTT
Encoded proteins:
- a CDS encoding prephenate dehydratase translates to MRLLETLRENMKEKDREIIRLLNERAQISVQIGKVKGEGGIDVYDPAQEAKVHRYLQELNSGPLPSEAVTSIFREIISASRSLQKPTTVAFFGAEASFTHQAARLNFGESSHYFPQPRIDRVFDEVEKGSVDWGVVPVENSLEGSVNITLDHLITTSLKIRAEIFLRISQCLISSAESMKDIKKIYSHPQPLAQCQIWLKTNLPNCILGETESTTAAVQMVRGKKNEAAIGSLLAAHIYGLNILAEGIEDNSSNTTRFLVIGRGENAATGNDKTSLIFATPHSPGSLHRALSSFARRKINLAKIESHPVKEKLWEYSFFVDIIGHITDRQVNSCLEELEGKTTFLKILGSYPKMEGIL
- the aroB gene encoding 3-dehydroquinate synthase, with translation MRTIKVNLDKKIRSSYEIRIGKDIIDRMALIIAKNHKAERYVVITDDCVGSLYGKKFLAGLEDVGLNVNLIEFPAGEASKNISTVLDIAGKLLQLGADRETLLLALGGGVVGDVTGFIASVFMRSVPYIQIPTTLVAQVDSSIGGKTAVDLTHGKNLLGTFYQPCAVFTDLSFLETLPEKEFNNGLSEIIKYGIIDDEKMFHTMENNMEAIKLKDPKLVLNIVEACCRIKKSIVEIDEKDQGLRHILNFGHTLGHALETMSQYTITHGEGVALGMIAAARLSEKMSYLESNEAKRIETLIREAGLPWKIPETFFADNIIAALQMDKKKKGDIIRFVLLKKIGMPFIIGSIKPEMITAVIEEMKE
- the aroF gene encoding 3-deoxy-7-phosphoheptulonate synthase, with product MIIVMKNQATEKQIEDVIRWIESVGYKAHPSIGVERTIIGAVGDNRDKGILKYAESLPGVEKTMPILKPYKLASRESHEGNTVVSVGSIKIGGPDFVVIAGPCAIESEEQLLESAYIAKKGGAQILRGGAYKPRTSPYSFQGMEKEGLKVLNQVSARTNLPTVTEVVNPADVDLVESYADMLQIGARNVQNFALLKEVGRSKKPVLLKRGMMTTIEELLMSAEYILSSGNPHVVLCERGIRTFETATRNTLDLSAVPVLKSLTHLPVIVDPSHAAGHWKYVIPLSCAAVAVGADGLIVEVHPEPEKAVSDGAQSLKPEKFYQLMDELRAIAAVMKH